One part of the Vicia villosa cultivar HV-30 ecotype Madison, WI linkage group LG6, Vvil1.0, whole genome shotgun sequence genome encodes these proteins:
- the LOC131612808 gene encoding uncharacterized protein LOC131612808, producing the protein MDRDGAGSNGGSCYYSVLGIRSDASSSDIRTAYRKLAMRWHPDKWTRNPATAGEAKLRFQQIQEAYSVLSDESKRSMYDAGLYDPLEEEDEEFCDFMSEMISMMNNVKDEGDSFEDLQRMFVEMVGGGDGMGCDMKQDQTAGKRGRSSGSKGNAAKRSNHHR; encoded by the exons ATGGATCGAGATGGAGCAGGATCCAACGGTGGATCTTGCTACTACTCTGTTCTTGGCATTCGTAGTGACGCATCCTCCTCTGATATTCGCACCGCTTACCGGAAACTTGCTATG AGATGGCACCCTGATAAATGGACCCGGAACCCTGCAACTGCTGGAGAAGCAAAATTACGGTTTCAGCAAATTCAAGAAGCATACTCAG TTCTCTCGGATGAGTCTAAAAGATCAATGTACGATGCTGGACTCTATGATCctttagaagaagaagatgaa GAATTTTGTGATTTTATGAGCGAAATGATTTCAATGATGAACAATGTTAAAGATGAG GGGGATAGTTTTGAGGATTTACAGAGGATGTTCGTGGAGATGGTGGGTGGTGGAGATGGAATGGGGTGTGATATGAAGCAGGATCAGACGGCTGGGAAGAGAGGGCGATCAAGTGGATCAAAAGGCAACGCAGCCAAGCGCAGCAATCATCACCGATAG
- the LOC131615016 gene encoding uncharacterized protein LOC131615016: protein MEYMHIVLHKLKSQPNFNFHAKCEKMDLIHLSFVDDLLLFSRGDQQSVEMVMQAFNDFSKAIGLVVNPSKCKLFFGNVEGDIKQKIQEIIGFAEGCLPFRYLGIPITSKKLVIVHYLPIIEKVMARINHWSSRLLSFAGKTQLIKGVLFALTNYWLQCLPLPKKVI, encoded by the coding sequence ATGGAGTATATGCACATAGTGCTGCATAAGCTGAAGAGTCAACCTAATTTCAATTTTCATGCCAAATGTGAAAAAATGGACTTAATCCATTTAAGTTTTGTTGACGACTTATTACTATTTTCCAGAGGTGATCAACAATCAGTTGAGATGGTGATGCAAGCTTTTAATGATTTCTCTAAAGCTATAGGTCTGGTTGTAAATCCCTCAAAGTGCAAATTATTCTTTGGGAATGTTGAAGGTGATATCAAGCAGAAGATTCAGGAGATTATTGGATTTGCAGAGGGATGTCTTCCTTTCAGATATTTAGGAATTCCCATAACTAGCAAAAAGCTAGTCATTGTTCATTATTTGCCTATTATTGAAAAAGTTATGgctaggataaatcattggagcTCGAGATTGTTGTCATTTGCAGGCAAGACTCAACTTATTAAAGGTGTTCTTTTTGCACTCACCAATTATTGGTTACAATGTTTACCTTTGCCAAAGAAAGTTATCTAG